The following are encoded in a window of Candidatus Fluviicola riflensis genomic DNA:
- a CDS encoding TetR family transcriptional regulator, with product MTTREIIIDTADQLIRSNGFNAFSFKDISNKIGIKTASIHYHFPTKSDLGVATINEHIQRFEHLKKEFANKSPLQKLNGFLSIYSQIKSENKVCLVGSLATDLNTVDDSIKIELKKFAELVLLWVTEILTEGEKQKVFEFQHTPRTKALLIITNILAIVQLSRLTKTEDFEIVKEAIIKDLRPHK from the coding sequence ATGACGACAAGAGAAATAATTATTGATACAGCCGACCAACTTATTAGAAGTAATGGTTTTAACGCTTTCAGCTTTAAAGATATTTCTAACAAAATTGGGATTAAAACAGCATCAATTCATTATCATTTCCCAACCAAGTCTGACTTGGGTGTGGCAACAATAAATGAACATATTCAAAGGTTTGAGCATTTAAAAAAGGAATTTGCAAACAAATCACCATTGCAAAAACTAAATGGCTTTCTATCAATCTATTCTCAAATAAAATCAGAAAATAAAGTTTGTCTTGTTGGTTCTTTAGCAACAGACTTAAATACCGTTGATGACAGCATAAAAATTGAACTTAAAAAATTTGCTGAGCTTGTTTTGCTTTGGGTTACTGAAATCTTAACAGAAGGTGAAAAACAAAAAGTATTCGAATTTCAACATACACCAAGGACAAAAGCATTACTGATAATAACAAATATATTAGCTATAGTTCAATTATCCCGGCTTACCAAAACAGAGGATTTTGAAATTGTAAAAGAAGCCATAATTA